DNA from Fusarium falciforme chromosome 7, complete sequence:
ACCCTCAGTCGCCGCCATGGACTACGTCATGTACAAGGTCACTCTGCCTCTCAAGGCCTGCCTGACCTTGATCCCCGCCTGTATCGGTGTCGGTATGGTCTCTTACTATGACTCGAGGCCTAccagcaacaccaccatcaagACGACTTCCCAGCTGGGCGTCATGTTTGCCTtcctcggcgtcttcttctcgtctcTTTACACCGTCTGGATCTCGGCCTTCCGACGACGCCTGAACATGACCAGCATGCAGCTGCTCTTCAACCAAGCCCCCATCTCTGCTTTCATGCTCCTCTACGTCATTCCCTTTGTCGACACCTTCCCCGTCTGGGGTGATGTTTCACTGAACCGCTGGGTTCTGATTCTTCTGGTGAGTGCACAGAGTCTACCGGGTGAAGGAGTACTGCTAACATTACACCCCAGTCTGGCTTCTTTGCCGTCTTGATCAACGTTTCTCAATTCTTCATCGTTGCTGAGATGGGACCTGTCACTAGCACAGTTGTCGCCCACAGCAAGACATGCATCATTGTTGCCCTCGGCTGGATGTCCTCGGGCCGAACCGTGGCCGACAAGTGTGTCATTGGCCTGATCATGGCCCTTGTTGGAATCTTTGCGTGAGTATCTTTCCATCCTCCCGATCAATCCCATCGCTAACAAAGCAGTTACTCGGCGGTCATGTTGAgggagaaggccaaggccgcaaAATAAGCTCATACGGGTCGCCGGAGTTGAAATGGTTGTCTGAATACCGCTTGGGAGACAGGAACCTGGAGTTTTTGCATCTTGGGATTGTAAAACAGTTTGTTGAGCATTTGTTAGAACGATAGAATCATGCCATGCTTTCTGGGATAGTGAGTTTTGATTATATTTGCACACCGTCAAGTCTCAGTGAGTTGCCCAGTATTGATGTCTTGTCCCATTCCTTTGAAGGCTGGCAATACTAGACGCAGCCGGCACCAACCCTTTGGTCCAACGGTTTGATGATCACATCTTGTCGCAGGAGATGTGCTCAGCAGCAGGATTCATCAGGTGCTCCAGCCGCCTCCATCCAGAAGTTGAGCTCTAGTATTCGGGCACATTCACGAGGTGACGAGAAAGATGGCCCCACGCGATTCAAGAGAGCAGTTCTTTGCACGGAGAACAATGAAAGGGGGCGTCTTAGAGCTGTAGGCGCCATATTATTGACTAGTGTGGCAGATGAGGCTCTTCTTGGCTGCATGTCTGTGTTACCCTGGACTCCCGGGAGGTCACCTCTGATCGCCAAGTAGGGTGCATGTAGACCGACATAGCGAGCAGAATGGGAAAAGAAATGCTCTTTTTCTAGtgatataatttcttaattcttgTCGAGAGTGCAATAATTGCCAGTGTGGAGCGGGTAGTGAGCTTGGGTAGAAGTTGATTTTCACCGGACCTCGGAGGCTTGAACCTGGTCCAAGCCTCGAAAAGAATTGAACGGAAATATATCCAGTCCACTTGGAGGGCTTTCCTAGTCATGAAGAGACTGTTTAAGATGACAAGATCACGAGGCCTCGGGTCAAGAGACACGTATACCTCCTCTAAGTTGAGAATGTGTCTGTAATCCATCACATCAACTCGGCCCACTGATGCCGATATGACACTCTCTATCAACACTGGTTGAATATTTGAGATGAAGATGCCACGGGAGACATTGGCCCGTGCTGATACATAGACAGCAGGACGGGAAACGTGGAGAGCTGGGGTGCCAAGATCTGCGGCCTAGACCGCAACAAATGGGACACGGATGGCTCGCAATGGGGTCTCCATCAAAATTATCATCATCTTAATCATGGACAAGGTTCGATGGGCCACTTTGATAATGTATAGACACTCTTGGCCCACGAGATACTTGGTGGCGAAGGGTGTGGGCTCAGTTCATATCATCGCATCAAGCACACCTCTCTCACAGACCTGTCATTTTCTCTCCTGTGCAGCATGGCAGAATAAGCGGATTATGTGAATTTCAATGATTCCTATCCGAATTCGTCATTCATACATACTATTCTGCTGTCCTGGATAACCAGGTGACTGATGGCTGGTCATTCGCCCATGCCCGCCTTCCTGTGACACGACCAACTCCCACGACATCGAGGAGCATTTTCTGCTCAGGCCAAAATCAGAGACACTGTCCAGACGGACAGACTTGAGAACCGAATATAAAACGATTCACTATCGAATCAGATGCCAAGAGAGCTTCCGCTTTTCCCGGCAAACGATGGCATGAGCTCATCTCCACAATACCTGGCGCTGGCTTGGTATGTCTCCCCCCCGGTGAGTGGGAATGAAAACTTGGCCCAAGCTGGTTAGAGTCGACAACTTTTACCGAGACGAATACGAGATATCGAGAAGGTTAAATATGTTCGTGGGGTGCGGAATCTCTGTGGACCTTGGTCTTCGCTGGGCTGCGTCGCCCGAAGTACGGAACCAACAGTCGAGTTCCCCAGGCTGGATGACTTACTACTCTCCGAAAGGTAGGAGAATTTGAATTATTAACAAAATGACCAATCACGTCTGTCAGAGCTGGGGTTTTTATCAAACAGGAGGACCATCCCTGCCTTACTCTTGATTCTGGCATAGCTATCTGGTAGCTGCTCTTCAATGGTCGCCTGCAAAATTAtcatttaatattaagcaCACACAGACTTCTACTCTTACTATTGCCTCTGAGCTCACTGACCAGGCTCGTATTGTCTGTTAGTCGTCGCGTATTGGCAGTAGTCGATGAAGCTGGGGGACTGGCCGTTATATGCGGTCATCTCATTGAGCAGTGTGAGCTCAACAAGCCCTGTTTGTCACCTTTTCAACAAAATCATTCACCAAGTTATAAGACAAGACGCCGAGGCTGAGCTTTTGGGGTGTTGGCAGGGCTGTGCTCGCTTGTCAGTGAGAAATCAACTGTTTGGAAAGGCTGTTGGTTCGTGAATATTCTGGTGCCTGGATTAGGCTGGCGCTTGCGGGAGCCTCATCAAAATGATGGCTACGAAGATACGGACCGTAATTCAGTCCATGACGGTCATAGACTTGGCGAGGTACGCGCCCGAGGCGACCGCTGGAATAATGTGGGTGGTCATCTGCATATTAATCTGCCGGGCGAAAATTGAGACCTTTTCACTGTACGCGGGCGGCCACAGTTGAGACATTTCATCACCAGAGGTAAGACGCTCAGACCCAGGCGCACATGGAGAATAAGCATGCACTCTTTGTCACATCAAGGCTAGGAAAATGATAGGTAATGAGTTGCTGACAACTCCAACCGACCACTGTAACTGGGCGGAAGCGGAAGCCGGCGGCACGGGACGAACGACTGGTGGGCTGACCAGCAGCACTCGTGATTATCATTTGCTTATGCAGGTCGACGTGTGCGGACAAAAGGAGCTTGGTCGGAGGCTGTGCCGACGCCTGTTTGGTGTCTTTTGAAGCCTGGTTTTAGACTGAGGGCACTTATTGGCTGTCAAGAATGCAATACTACCACACCTGTGAATAAGGCTCTCGAGATGTGAGATGCATCTTGAGCCAAGGGAGTTTTCGCCCCGTAATCGATCCGTAAATGACAAGAGAGGGTGTTATCCGACAGCTGCTTGTTCCCTGTTCCCTTCAAACTCTGCTCCATCGCATACAGTACGATAGCACAATTTCAACCCGCCACATTACATTGCCACCAGCAACCCTGATCGCCATGTACCATGCCCCGCGGAACCATAAACATTATCAACACAATGCGAATGTTATGGATTACCTAGTCGACGGGTTTGAACATGGGGCGGCACAGCACAACGATCCCGCACACCTCCAAGTTGAGGGGGCGGGTTCAACTAGCAACCACTACGGCGTCGGCTGGGGCTGTACACAGGGTGCTTCCGGCAACGATAGCGAATTTACCGACACGTTACAAGGCGCAGTGTCCAACGACATATTGAATGGGGTAACACCGAGCTCTTTCGTCTGGCCTGCCGAGAAACGTCGCCTGAGGGTACGCTTTCTCAATGGGAGCGCTTCCGACCGGGAAATCGTCACAAATCTGGTGAATACACACTACAATACTATTCCGATGCGGATAAAATTCGAGTTTCTCAAGCCGGACGACCTTGGGCCTTCTGATATTCGAATATCATTCGGCACCCAGTCAAGCTCTTGTCTTGGGACGGAAGCCGAGAAGAATCCAAATGGGCCAACCTTGTGGCTCAACATGTACCGACACATTGCCGGTCTACCGGGCCCTACGCGACGCCGCCTGAGGCAAGCTGATATCTTGCACGAAGTTGGACACTCATTGGGCATGGTGCATGAACATCAACATCCTGATTGTCCAGCTGTCTGGAACTACCGCGAAATCCAAAGAAAGACGGGGTGGAAGTGTGCGCAGATCTACAAGAACTACGACCGAAGCTTTGTTCGAGGTACCAAGCCCCTCCCTTATGACCCAGAGTCCATCATGCATTACCCTATCGCCCCTGAAGACACCCGAGACGGCATGATGTTTGTCCCCCACGCCTGGGTATTATCTGAGGGCGACAGAAGGTTCCTCATGTCACTATACCCCGATCCATATATGCCCATGCTGCGCGAGAGCCCAAGGTGGATTCCAGAGTGGGAAATGGAGTATAAGCCAGTGAAGAAGAAGTCTGGAAGACACAAGCATAAGAAACCCAAGAAGTCCGATGAGCCGGGGTTGATAAAATGGATATTGTACACTGCTGGGTAGATTGTTGATTTCCCGACCCAGAGTCGAAATGAAAGCGATGAAACATTAATCCTCACCCTTGCTTATAGCGATTCTTGAGTATTGTTGAGTTTGATGTGCCCCAGCCGGCCTTATGAATCGTGGA
Protein-coding regions in this window:
- a CDS encoding EamA domain-containing protein; the encoded protein is MSKEADHKPYADSSSSSSSSSSTSPRETTLFDHSEHDRDMTRSPSEFELDELYHDEEDDALLAGDQEKADKPEKPEPEPVKKSKTLKSVVWTLVNVLATVLIVFTNKAIFSDKSLKHVQLSFATFHFTITWLALYVLSRERFGFFTPQKASFGHTAPLSIAMALNVVFPNLSLAYSSVAFYQIARILMTPSVAAMDYVMYKVTLPLKACLTLIPACIGVGMVSYYDSRPTSNTTIKTTSQLGVMFAFLGVFFSSLYTVWISAFRRRLNMTSMQLLFNQAPISAFMLLYVIPFVDTFPVWGDVSLNRWVLILLSGFFAVLINVSQFFIVAEMGPVTSTVVAHSKTCIIVALGWMSSGRTVADKCVIGLIMALVGIFAYSAVMLREKAKAAK
- a CDS encoding Peptidase M12A domain-containing protein, whose translation is MYHAPRNHKHYQHNANVMDYLVDGFEHGAAQHNDPAHLQVEGAGSTSNHYGVGWGCTQGASGNDSEFTDTLQGAVSNDILNGVTPSSFVWPAEKRRLRVRFLNGSASDREIVTNLVNTHYNTIPMRIKFEFLKPDDLGPSDIRISFGTQSSSCLGTEAEKNPNGPTLWLNMYRHIAGLPGPTRRRLRQADILHEVGHSLGMVHEHQHPDCPAVWNYREIQRKTGWKCAQIYKNYDRSFVRGTKPLPYDPESIMHYPIAPEDTRDGMMFVPHAWVLSEGDRRFLMSLYPDPYMPMLRESPRWIPEWEMEYKPVKKKSGRHKHKKPKKSDEPGLIKWILYTAG